A window from Fibrobacter sp. UWB11 encodes these proteins:
- a CDS encoding glycoside hydrolase family 9 protein — protein MSIKKFLLALCAATTVMAEDPTPYELLRPVFPLTWDSTVFKDFDTTVTRKHNVLPKKLTPKEYAPNAMIPDTLEQAYLDAMNVKISPIRVNQAGYLESDPERQFYYVGNETTFEVVDIDGKSFVPAFTGTLKPTGSTTSSDWTIVAGTNAATADQKRYKVTTSGPSGKLMFGNIPQNVPTETRLRIKVGNNISSTFIVSEKVYSMVKDAALKFYGINRSGFSESWFRNRLKSHTKDGGGLVIDGPLDAGRGYYDASMAGTLEGGYYDCGDHLKESQTQMYAFMVMALMAAANPDVDEDHYAFNQSITSTTDAIPDMLREAKHGADFVLRSFKRAKGVVDDMALSIGNYGTDHGWWGLPENQDFLPVDTSTIARDRGGPASRPVRLAEIGANVGGETAAALAFVGKMYKDYFPEYKVFADSCIMVAEKMYDFAKALAQGKNTYDGGKQIVHNKQFAISSPAYNGNNEFVDDMALASVGLLYATGKKEYADDMIRNKNMFKEQVISQNGGPVFFEGGWFVTENQGFLKNTKNTSWANSYAYALYALYKLILADKTKATTEYGLTETEWLNAVEDCIANMIVNLGDMRYDEGVTETFQFPNVPNIWKNSSVTYDKIWYTMHTDQTWIYNRYRAGDIFEVLAYAEIAADIEKKGIALPAMGTPNWKAAEAKQFGINQLNYLLGVNPWDISFIMGVGDKNDAHPHHRAANPEGKNVPGANYVYKVPIGALYGAVPPNQHMNGSGGNAGGGTLSWENYQMSEVCIDAAATLVSTVSLASQKIDKTAAPDIDVEIRHVSLDSAIVTVKLTQRGTATISYGTTEGQYNLTATDGTAGVQHNIVLRDLQPGTTYYFYVTGANAYKPENTKTKFRVDSTQTPYSFMTLPNLEDANIVNVTVCNVTADSAEIMWYTPNGEYESKVYWDTIPHSTAAEFAYNTGAGNADVAGIPTQFHYVKIGGLKESTTYYFMVESNGIIVNLNDKGELLKFKTPVTWYDFSVRGYQYIFSDMDFLNLNIYNNEARPFDSLTLRLYFTALPEEVDRCATLIDSDICFAYDEGGFSVPCENDRELRDLMRAALPVRLDDTYDPATGKYSYYFPAPLGSTVIKSQSRLRVDFGFSYGISNDGYKTCETLRQPGKKRFSKNSGDWSWRPHSYLEDGADYEGMPVYAKDYGDIDVNVPIDPYIAVYRKDQFIWGNSPSKKEMETKRANYRMDLKLDAPFNLSNGSHINMDQPSSIVHVKGRVKITEGGYVTKIWANGVKVTGEVFAEGTDRWILNEAGTDVVAKYDIPTDEWVLDIPVKMTIGSNKVDVTIFAGPDPTCDACTENGGCAFENRTFYVEFSKGDATASILVLKDATTGTPVISPAAPEGTTFIIDLKDEDKKKTNPQTLEVQVLNNKKNDILKVTLTADPATPGHYVSAPITAISHSKETRNQTSEISFFAGDTIVVTYIDPNDEEDISKYSFFAESKIPSPQVALAEDSNCDNKADQLRIKFTNKLTEGYTLDSIRYFIEGMADTVKLPLVAANYAEMNEILIAIDTSLIQTNANPTGKITTYITDKGTANAEFIKISDGILPTLVSVSILEKADNSDLDTVMIAFSEPVILSSVNEWPLVIAGTVGVPTVVGAASTTNNGKTWQLVISGNVNNTLVPVGALASARTAGGFTITDQNFNQINPLGCNPSVPVTLISRPVPIYYAEMVDKEGDGVPDLVHIIFERKLKNKDVFDSIVTIWGNPGITRSFVTTADTSTGVIVPKEAYWTIRDSVSAPFQVQVDSVTVKDSVNTYSIIDITIPATHAYPYGSTSGDKDGNGTISPMKGVANGFFETNFTLYDKCAPVISSARMINNGILNVNMSEPLNMLASGKYIQRERDEYIPSEIPQGSGRSYIFTYNEKDNVFHAGDRVRLVPQTLGSAYIDKNNNVPTIDNPYVRITGDDNVRFTVTLKEPVATPKVGANIGRPEQTQNDAFVTSAVINGKRNFISSNGTFLGQVDDAAYVSSGPSFEIEVVMPSASFITHEGLAMYDFHLKIVTDLYDNIGQYINTYTLDIPKENFATIRSFTDNGTLKLNVEWAAKDNEAPVAKKGHKIGTGAYIAKFDFTAEPFCAAKFDEANNDYKAKCSEIGAKVGRVTSNKTKTLGFKRKK, from the coding sequence GTGAGTATTAAGAAGTTTCTGTTAGCATTGTGCGCAGCCACGACCGTAATGGCTGAAGATCCAACTCCTTATGAATTGCTTCGACCAGTGTTCCCATTAACATGGGATAGTACGGTATTTAAGGATTTCGACACCACTGTTACGAGAAAGCACAACGTTCTGCCGAAAAAACTAACTCCTAAAGAATATGCGCCGAACGCGATGATTCCTGATACGCTTGAACAAGCGTACTTGGACGCCATGAACGTCAAGATTTCCCCGATTCGTGTTAACCAAGCGGGTTATTTGGAAAGCGACCCCGAGCGTCAGTTCTATTACGTCGGTAACGAGACCACCTTTGAAGTTGTCGATATCGACGGAAAATCATTTGTACCAGCATTCACAGGAACACTCAAGCCTACAGGCAGCACCACATCATCTGATTGGACAATTGTTGCCGGTACAAACGCAGCAACAGCAGACCAAAAGCGTTATAAAGTTACCACATCCGGCCCTTCCGGAAAACTCATGTTCGGTAACATTCCTCAGAACGTGCCTACCGAAACCCGTCTCCGTATCAAGGTTGGCAACAATATTTCGAGTACATTCATCGTCTCTGAAAAAGTTTACTCCATGGTAAAAGATGCAGCGCTCAAGTTCTACGGCATCAACCGCAGCGGTTTTTCCGAATCATGGTTCCGCAATCGCCTAAAGAGCCATACGAAAGATGGCGGTGGTCTAGTTATAGATGGTCCATTAGATGCTGGTCGAGGATATTACGATGCATCCATGGCAGGAACTCTCGAAGGCGGTTACTACGACTGCGGCGACCACTTGAAGGAATCACAAACCCAGATGTATGCCTTCATGGTTATGGCTTTGATGGCCGCTGCCAATCCAGATGTTGACGAAGACCATTACGCATTTAACCAAAGTATCACCTCCACCACAGATGCTATCCCGGACATGCTCCGCGAAGCTAAACACGGAGCCGACTTTGTACTCCGTTCTTTCAAACGAGCAAAAGGCGTTGTTGACGACATGGCCCTCTCTATCGGTAACTACGGAACAGACCATGGCTGGTGGGGCCTCCCTGAAAACCAAGACTTTTTGCCTGTAGATACGTCTACAATTGCAAGGGACCGCGGTGGTCCAGCTTCAAGGCCGGTCCGTCTCGCAGAAATCGGTGCTAACGTTGGTGGCGAAACAGCAGCAGCACTCGCTTTTGTCGGCAAGATGTATAAGGACTATTTCCCCGAATACAAGGTTTTTGCAGATAGCTGCATCATGGTTGCCGAAAAGATGTACGATTTCGCCAAGGCTTTGGCACAAGGCAAAAACACCTATGATGGCGGAAAACAAATTGTTCACAACAAACAATTCGCTATTTCGTCTCCGGCATATAACGGAAATAACGAATTTGTAGATGACATGGCACTTGCATCCGTAGGCCTTCTCTACGCTACCGGCAAAAAAGAATATGCCGACGACATGATTCGAAACAAGAACATGTTCAAAGAGCAAGTTATTTCCCAGAATGGAGGTCCAGTATTCTTCGAAGGTGGTTGGTTTGTCACGGAAAACCAGGGATTCCTCAAGAATACAAAGAACACAAGCTGGGCAAACTCCTATGCCTATGCTCTTTACGCCCTCTATAAGTTAATTCTTGCAGACAAGACTAAAGCAACGACTGAATACGGCCTTACAGAAACTGAATGGCTAAACGCCGTCGAAGACTGCATTGCCAACATGATTGTAAACCTTGGCGATATGCGCTATGACGAAGGTGTTACAGAGACATTCCAATTCCCGAACGTCCCTAACATTTGGAAAAACAGCTCTGTTACTTACGACAAGATTTGGTACACGATGCACACGGACCAGACCTGGATTTACAACCGTTACCGCGCGGGCGACATTTTTGAAGTTCTTGCCTACGCCGAAATCGCAGCAGATATCGAAAAGAAAGGCATAGCACTCCCTGCTATGGGCACCCCAAACTGGAAAGCTGCCGAAGCAAAACAATTCGGAATCAACCAATTGAACTACTTGCTAGGCGTGAACCCATGGGATATTTCCTTTATCATGGGCGTTGGCGATAAGAACGATGCCCACCCACACCATCGTGCAGCCAACCCCGAAGGTAAAAACGTTCCCGGAGCAAACTACGTCTATAAAGTTCCTATCGGAGCCCTTTATGGCGCAGTACCTCCGAACCAGCACATGAATGGCTCTGGAGGAAATGCCGGCGGAGGAACCCTTTCTTGGGAAAATTATCAAATGTCCGAAGTCTGTATTGATGCAGCAGCAACGCTTGTCAGTACGGTTAGTCTTGCATCACAAAAAATCGACAAGACCGCTGCTCCAGACATTGACGTTGAAATCCGCCATGTGAGCTTGGATTCAGCCATCGTGACCGTCAAACTGACCCAACGCGGAACAGCTACAATTTCTTACGGCACAACCGAAGGCCAGTACAATCTGACGGCAACAGACGGAACCGCAGGCGTTCAGCATAATATCGTTCTCCGTGACTTGCAACCAGGTACTACCTACTATTTCTATGTCACAGGAGCTAACGCATACAAGCCTGAAAATACAAAGACCAAGTTCCGCGTCGATAGCACCCAGACTCCATATAGCTTCATGACGCTCCCCAATCTCGAAGACGCAAACATCGTGAATGTCACGGTTTGTAACGTCACTGCCGACAGTGCCGAAATCATGTGGTACACCCCCAACGGCGAATACGAATCCAAAGTTTACTGGGATACCATACCGCACTCTACGGCTGCAGAATTTGCATACAACACCGGAGCCGGTAACGCAGACGTCGCTGGCATTCCGACACAATTCCACTATGTGAAAATTGGCGGACTTAAAGAAAGCACGACCTACTACTTCATGGTCGAAAGTAACGGAATCATTGTAAACCTCAACGACAAGGGCGAACTTCTTAAATTCAAGACTCCTGTAACCTGGTACGACTTTAGTGTTCGTGGCTACCAATACATTTTCTCCGACATGGACTTCTTGAACCTGAACATTTACAACAACGAAGCAAGACCATTCGACAGCTTGACGCTCCGCCTTTACTTCACTGCATTGCCAGAAGAAGTTGACAGATGCGCAACCTTGATCGACTCCGATATCTGCTTTGCATACGATGAAGGTGGTTTTAGCGTTCCGTGCGAAAACGACCGCGAACTCAGGGACTTGATGAGAGCCGCGTTGCCAGTCCGCCTCGACGACACTTATGACCCGGCTACCGGTAAATATTCTTACTACTTCCCGGCCCCGCTCGGTTCTACCGTTATCAAGTCCCAGTCCCGCCTCCGCGTAGACTTCGGCTTCTCTTACGGTATTTCGAACGATGGTTACAAGACTTGCGAAACATTACGTCAACCCGGCAAGAAACGCTTTAGCAAGAACTCTGGCGACTGGTCTTGGCGCCCGCATAGTTACTTGGAAGATGGCGCCGATTACGAAGGCATGCCTGTATATGCCAAAGATTACGGCGATATTGACGTCAATGTTCCTATAGATCCTTATATTGCCGTTTATCGTAAAGACCAGTTCATCTGGGGTAACAGCCCGTCCAAGAAGGAAATGGAAACCAAGAGGGCTAACTACAGAATGGACCTCAAGTTAGACGCTCCGTTCAACCTTTCCAACGGTTCCCATATCAATATGGACCAGCCGAGCAGCATCGTCCACGTCAAGGGTCGAGTCAAAATTACCGAAGGCGGCTATGTGACAAAGATTTGGGCAAATGGTGTTAAAGTCACCGGCGAAGTCTTTGCAGAAGGAACCGATAGATGGATTCTGAACGAAGCCGGAACAGATGTCGTCGCAAAGTACGATATTCCGACTGACGAATGGGTTCTCGATATTCCTGTGAAGATGACGATCGGCAGCAATAAGGTCGACGTGACTATCTTTGCAGGCCCAGATCCAACATGTGATGCTTGCACTGAAAATGGCGGTTGCGCATTCGAGAACAGAACATTCTATGTGGAATTCTCTAAGGGCGATGCAACAGCTTCTATCTTGGTTCTCAAAGATGCAACAACAGGCACTCCGGTCATAAGCCCTGCTGCACCTGAAGGAACTACATTCATTATCGATTTGAAGGACGAAGACAAGAAGAAGACCAACCCCCAGACTCTCGAAGTTCAAGTCCTGAACAACAAGAAGAACGACATTCTCAAGGTGACCTTGACGGCTGACCCGGCAACACCGGGACACTATGTCAGCGCTCCGATTACCGCAATCAGCCACAGCAAGGAAACAAGGAACCAGACTTCTGAAATATCCTTCTTCGCAGGCGATACAATCGTGGTCACCTATATAGACCCGAACGACGAAGAAGATATCTCTAAGTATTCCTTCTTTGCCGAATCCAAGATCCCGTCGCCGCAAGTCGCTCTCGCCGAAGACAGCAATTGCGACAACAAGGCAGACCAGCTGAGAATCAAGTTCACGAACAAGCTTACTGAAGGCTACACACTCGACAGTATCCGCTACTTTATCGAAGGTATGGCAGATACAGTCAAGCTCCCGCTTGTTGCAGCCAACTATGCTGAAATGAACGAAATTCTCATCGCAATCGACACAAGTCTTATCCAGACCAATGCTAATCCGACAGGCAAGATTACGACTTACATTACCGACAAGGGAACCGCAAACGCAGAATTCATCAAGATTTCTGATGGCATCCTCCCCACTCTCGTAAGCGTATCTATCCTCGAAAAAGCAGACAACAGCGATCTCGACACCGTCATGATTGCATTCTCCGAACCCGTCATCCTCTCGTCTGTAAACGAATGGCCGCTCGTTATCGCTGGTACGGTTGGAGTTCCGACAGTTGTCGGAGCTGCTTCCACGACAAACAACGGCAAGACCTGGCAGCTGGTTATCAGCGGCAATGTCAACAATACACTCGTTCCGGTCGGAGCTTTGGCTAGCGCAAGAACCGCAGGCGGATTCACAATTACCGACCAGAACTTCAACCAAATTAATCCGCTGGGTTGCAACCCGAGTGTGCCTGTAACGCTCATTTCTCGCCCAGTCCCGATTTACTATGCAGAAATGGTTGACAAGGAAGGCGATGGCGTTCCGGACTTGGTCCACATCATATTCGAAAGAAAGCTCAAAAACAAGGATGTATTCGACAGTATCGTGACGATTTGGGGCAACCCGGGCATCACCCGCAGCTTCGTTACTACAGCAGATACATCTACCGGCGTAATCGTTCCGAAGGAAGCTTACTGGACCATCCGCGACTCTGTTTCGGCACCGTTCCAAGTCCAAGTCGATTCCGTCACAGTAAAGGATTCTGTCAACACCTATAGCATTATCGATATTACCATTCCAGCAACACACGCTTATCCATACGGCTCTACAAGCGGTGACAAGGACGGAAATGGAACAATTTCGCCGATGAAGGGCGTTGCAAACGGATTCTTCGAAACAAACTTCACATTGTACGACAAGTGCGCTCCGGTTATTTCTTCTGCAAGAATGATCAATAACGGAATACTCAACGTCAACATGTCTGAACCGCTCAACATGCTCGCATCGGGCAAATATATCCAGCGTGAACGTGACGAATACATTCCGTCTGAAATTCCGCAGGGTTCCGGCAGATCCTACATCTTCACCTATAACGAAAAGGATAACGTATTCCACGCCGGAGACCGCGTACGCCTTGTTCCGCAGACACTTGGTTCGGCTTATATCGACAAGAACAACAACGTGCCGACAATAGATAACCCCTACGTGCGCATCACCGGTGATGACAATGTTCGCTTTACGGTAACGCTAAAGGAACCTGTTGCTACACCGAAGGTCGGTGCTAACATCGGCCGTCCGGAACAAACGCAGAACGATGCATTTGTAACATCAGCAGTAATCAACGGCAAGCGTAACTTTATTAGTAGCAACGGGACATTCCTTGGTCAAGTGGATGATGCCGCTTACGTTAGCTCGGGTCCGAGTTTCGAAATTGAAGTCGTGATGCCTTCCGCAAGTTTCATAACACACGAAGGCTTAGCGATGTACGATTTCCACCTGAAGATTGTCACGGATCTCTACGATAACATTGGGCAGTATATCAACACTTACACGCTTGATATTCCGAAAGAAAACTTCGCAACGATCAGAAGCTTTACCGATAATGGAACCCTCAAGCTCAACGTCGAATGGGCCGCTAAAGACAACGAAGCACCAGTCGCCAAGAAGGGTCACAAAATCGGAACCGGCGCTTACATCGCTAAGTTTGACTTCACTGCAGAACCGTTCTGCGCAGCCAAATTCGATGAAGCCAACAACGATTACAAGGCCAAGTGTTCTGAAATCGGAGCTAAAGTCGGTAGAGTAACCAGCAACAAAACAAAGACCCTCGGCTTTAAGAGAAAGAAATAA
- a CDS encoding fumarate hydratase, whose product MAFKYEATVQHGEDTTEYVNLGKDGVSVAEFEGKKILKVSKEALTKIAQAAFEEVEFCLRPAHTAKVAKILQDPEASDNDKFVALTMLKNACVAAKGILPFCQDTGTAICVAHKGQQVWTGFDDAEAISEGVYNAYTTKNLRYSQIAPLTMYEEKNTGCNLPAQIDIHAEEGAEMKFLFVAKGGGSANKTYYWPMTKALLNPKSLEKFLAEKVKTLGTAACPPYHLAIVIGGTSAEMNTHMVKLASCGYLDDIPTSGSEGGRIFRDLEMEEKVLHICQKTGIGAQFGGKYLVHDVRVIRAPRHAASCPVSIGVSCSADRNIKAKIDENGLWLEKMEHHPENYIPAGNAVNLAPAVEIDLDRPMKEVLADLTKYPVKTRLSLKGTMIVARDMAHAKIAEIFDKQERGEELTDEEKTVLKVVSDHPIYYAGPAKTPAGMPTGSFGPTTANRMDPYVMRFQSKGASMIMVAKGNRSQDVTDACKKYGGFFLGSIGGPAAILAEQNILSNDIVAFPELGMEAIRKITIKDFPAFILVDDKGNNFFEGLI is encoded by the coding sequence ATGGCATTCAAATACGAAGCTACCGTCCAGCACGGTGAAGATACTACCGAATACGTAAATCTCGGTAAAGATGGCGTTTCCGTCGCCGAATTCGAAGGCAAGAAGATTCTCAAGGTTTCTAAGGAAGCTTTGACCAAGATCGCCCAGGCTGCTTTCGAAGAAGTTGAATTCTGCCTCCGTCCGGCTCACACGGCCAAGGTCGCCAAGATTCTCCAGGACCCGGAAGCTTCGGATAACGACAAGTTTGTCGCCCTCACCATGCTCAAGAACGCCTGCGTTGCCGCCAAGGGCATCCTCCCGTTCTGCCAGGACACCGGTACGGCTATCTGCGTTGCCCACAAGGGCCAGCAGGTCTGGACGGGCTTTGATGACGCCGAAGCGATTTCTGAAGGTGTCTACAACGCTTACACCACCAAGAACCTTCGCTACAGCCAGATTGCTCCCTTGACGATGTACGAAGAAAAGAACACCGGTTGCAACCTCCCGGCCCAGATCGACATCCACGCCGAAGAAGGTGCCGAAATGAAGTTCCTCTTCGTCGCCAAGGGCGGTGGTTCTGCCAACAAGACTTATTACTGGCCCATGACCAAGGCACTCCTCAACCCGAAGTCCTTGGAAAAGTTCCTCGCCGAAAAGGTGAAGACCCTCGGTACTGCAGCTTGCCCTCCGTACCACCTCGCTATCGTGATTGGCGGTACCTCTGCCGAAATGAACACGCACATGGTGAAGCTCGCTAGCTGCGGCTACCTCGACGATATTCCGACTTCCGGTTCCGAAGGTGGTCGTATTTTCCGTGACCTCGAAATGGAAGAAAAGGTTCTGCACATCTGCCAGAAGACGGGCATTGGCGCCCAGTTCGGCGGCAAGTACCTTGTGCACGATGTTCGCGTGATTCGCGCTCCGCGTCACGCTGCAAGCTGCCCGGTTTCTATCGGCGTGAGCTGCTCTGCTGACCGTAACATCAAGGCCAAGATTGACGAAAACGGCCTCTGGCTCGAAAAGATGGAACACCATCCGGAAAACTACATCCCGGCTGGCAATGCCGTGAACCTCGCTCCGGCAGTTGAAATCGACCTCGACCGTCCGATGAAGGAAGTTCTCGCCGACCTCACCAAGTATCCGGTGAAGACGCGTCTCTCCCTCAAGGGTACGATGATTGTGGCCCGCGACATGGCCCACGCCAAGATTGCCGAAATCTTCGACAAGCAGGAACGCGGTGAAGAACTCACGGACGAAGAAAAGACCGTGCTCAAGGTTGTTTCTGACCACCCGATTTACTACGCCGGTCCGGCCAAGACCCCGGCAGGCATGCCGACGGGTAGCTTCGGCCCGACGACGGCTAACCGTATGGACCCGTACGTGATGCGCTTCCAGAGCAAGGGTGCTTCGATGATCATGGTCGCTAAGGGCAACCGCAGCCAGGACGTGACCGACGCTTGCAAGAAGTACGGTGGATTCTTCCTCGGCTCTATCGGCGGTCCGGCAGCCATCCTCGCCGAACAGAACATTCTGTCCAACGATATCGTGGCCTTCCCGGAACTCGGCATGGAAGCCATCCGCAAGATCACCATCAAGGATTTCCCCGCATTCATCCTCGTGGATGACAAGGGCAACAACTTCTTCGAAGGCTTGATCTAA